Genomic DNA from Parambassis ranga chromosome 5, fParRan2.1, whole genome shotgun sequence:
aaatgactgaatttgaTAGGAGGAGCAgcattatgaaaaaaaggcagggAGGCAGCATGTCTTTCTAACCCCTTCTGCTGGAAATCGATGTTTTTCTCCGGCAGGATGGACAGGATCTGGTTGAGCACCTGGTCTGGATTGGTCTGACTGGTCAGAGTCACGTTGTATTGATCCTGGAAGGAGACAGCCATTCATCAACAAAAGTTTATCATTGTAGCTTTTCTATGAACATGGTTTATTGAagtaagaaaaatgaagaaattatGGTGAGGTCTGTTGTTTCACCATGCTTATACCTTGATTTTGCGGGGGCCGTGCTGATGGGCTCGTCTCTTACTCGGGGTGAGCATAGTGATCACCTTATCTAGGCCTCTCTGCAGGGAACCAAACACTTtccctgctctcttcttcttcccactGTCTGTGACGGCCATGTCCAGAGAACAAGGCCTGGAAAGCAAACAGTTTAGCTTAACTTCTGTCACCTGTGACTcacatgttcttgtttttttttccccatttcgGTCTGATTGGCCGACCAAAGACGTGTAAGGACATCGTCCCTTCACTCATCTTGTAGAGCACTCACCTTCGCTCTGGACTAAAGGCCAGTATTTCAAGGTTTGCAGcatctttgttctctgctgccctcttctTATTCAGCTCCTTAGTTGCACTATCACCacctacatttacacatcaaAAAAGTAAAGAATCTAGTTAGCCATTTTCCAATATAAAGGaagctgtgactgctgcttttctggTCTCATAAATTTATCATTTCAGCCTTCtggcactgtttttctttttttgacacaAGAGTCAATAGTTCTATATTAATAGTaccagcattattattatttggtgtGGTTCAACTACTAACATACAAAAATGATTGAGTCATTAGGAAACTTTTAGTGttgaaaaaaacagatattatgGAGTGAATGTTTCATCCCAGTTTTAAGTAATTTAAAAGGACAAAACCTCATGGGATGGAATCAAATGTTAAACTGTAAGAACAGCTGTTATGCATATGACTGGCTGTTTTTGGCATTAGAGTTATAAACACAAAAGGCAAAATGAGTCtcacacactcgctctctctctctctcacacacacacacaacagagagataGGTTTTAGTGGCAAGAGAACACATGTCACTACAGCCCACGTGGGACAGTGAGCAAAGGAAAGAGACAGCTACACCTGTCACAGCACATGCctagggacagacacacacagaccatggtgtgtgtatgtcacaggtagcctgtctgcactgcagctcagagagtgGGAGGCTGTAAAGAAAGCAGGGCTGAGCCAGAGTCCGAGGCTTTAACACCAACCAGCTCAGCGGAAGCAAGTTTAgccaaaagaaacaaatgaggcTGGACATCTGAGCAGAGACGTCAATATGACAAATAATTAAGCCTTTAATGACTCTCTTTTCACATTAGTGTCCTCCATTTACAGATAGGTGAATAGAATTAGCCTCCTGATTATAACCTCACCTTTGAGTTGACAGTGATAAGTGTGAGtgaatctgagtgtgtgtccattttctGACATAATGACAGCTAAATCACAGAAATATGAGTGGCtttgggataaaaaaaatggccaAATAAAATGAGTTTATTACCAGAAGACAATTTACTTGCAAATGTGTGGCATGTGGATGTGGCACTTGTGATTATGAGAGCTGCATGAGACTGTGAGTGTGGGATAGATAAAGGaaagaggtggggggggggggggggggtgtggagAGGGGCAGTTGGTTAAtgcaaatctaatctaataggGACGGTACTTCAAGCCCTTGTTTGGAACAACAAACAATTACAGTATTCAAATAAACTGTACTAGTCCTGAAGCTCTGCATTATCTGTAACCAGGAAATTATTCCTACCTTTGGGTGTGACCGCTGTGGGTTTGGTTCCATTTTGATTTTCTTGGATAGCAGTATTCTCCTTGTTTTCACTGGTTCGTTCTTggtccctctccttcttctcctggcgGTGTGGTGTCGTTTTCCGCCCCCTCTCTGgggttgggctgtaagcacacctTTTTTCCACTGATGGAGATGCCAGCCTCTTTAGGAATCCAACATGAGAAAAGTGGTATGAGTACATTACTCTTGACAGAATCATGCTGAATGTGTGGTCTGTCTGAACAGCACATCAGCTGGACACCAAATTCATTCTCTCTACAACATTTAGTCACTGTATGGGGAATGACTGTCATCTTTAAAGACAGGTAAATGGTTATAGACCAAGAGAAGCTGTCTTGCAGAAGCATTAGCCAAGGTTTACCATGGCAGCTCCCTCCCCTTTTGCCTTTGCTTGTGAACAATCAAATACCACAAAATAAGGGTCTTCTTAGCAGCATCATAGCATAATGTTAGAATACCAAAGAGACTGTCTGACAATCAGGTCTCCCAaccacccttcctccttctgcttcctgcttttgtttcaaCTTTCACATaccatgtctttgtttgttctttcatctggatgacctctgaccccctggGGTGTATGCTGTGAGATGTGATCATCAATGTAATCTGAGCAAAAGTCCATAGAATCCACAATTACAGCATCTTCATCCTCGCTGAACTGAAATGCGTCTCTTGtctgaaaatgaacacaagaaaaaaggtcCACAACAACATTTAGGTGCAGAGAATCAGTACAAGAAGAACATCCACCTGGCAGTAGCCCTAAATATGTGGAGTATATTGGAGTGGTCCAGAGTCTGACCTGTAGTCCCTGGTGCAgcggagagcaggaggaatcatagacagctggttgaggacacaggcggacaggctttcccctctgcttctttgacagcagcagcaggtaggtgGCTGTGGTGTGGTCAAAGCGCCACTGTGGGAGGGGAGATGTTTTAAAATCCATCAGAAACcatgcaaaaaaatgcacacagatcTCTTAAACAGATTTTACAGTGTAGTGAATTCACACACCTCCCTCACAAGCGCTGTGGTGCTCTCTCTCGATCGCTTCATGTTCACTGCCATCTCAGTGATACAGTCTTCATCTATGTGAccaagctacaaaaaaaaagaccaggacTATCCATTAAAGACCCAAGAGGGACACTTCTAGTTTTATGTCAACACACGAAAACAACAATTTCCAACAAATAATATTGTTGAGTATATAATACAAGGatgttattgtttcagtaaaAAACCTCGAAATCGACGAATCTTTGATttgaaaccaaaagaaacaaGCTACCAAAGAGAACACATATCGAAAGCAAAAGCTGTttaagtgtttgtaattgtgtggtttaaatgtttgctaATGCATGCTGTTATAGATGATCCTCTTGTGTCTTTACCAGCTGCCTGCTGTCCCATTCCACAGGGCTGTTGTGGTCTTTCATCACCCAGGGATGATCCAGTAGCTGTTTAACAGTCACACGACGCTTGGGGTCCacctacaggacacacacagacactgcaattcAACATGTACACTGTGTCTAAAACTATAATACAAGAACAGTTCAGAAACTGATTATTTATGTGAGATAGATATTAATATTGTAAATTCCCAAAACAGACTGCTGTGCTTTACTACAGATAAAGATATTAAGTGTACATTGTAAAAGAGGATGGCTCTGTTTCTTTGAAGAAGGACCTTTTTTCCTTGATGTCAGATAGGGTTTTCCTACAGGGAACTGACACCACACTGAATCAAACCGTCAAActccattgacaaaaacagtttagtTAACAGATCTGAATACCCCCAATGTTAGTTGCCTACAGTAAacaagcacttcctgtgttctgCAAGGTGAAATGGACACATCAATAAATGGCAAGTTGGGCAATGATAATATCCCCATTATAGCAATCAATTAGTGAgtgacagagattttttttccactggacCTTTTTTTCAGTTGGCAGTTCAGTTTTCTATATTTTATGTTCTTTCAACATCTGTAGATGATGCATGTAGGAATATGGACAAGAACCCCATTCTACCTTGCTTGTGTCAAAAAAGGATAAGgtcaagataaaacacaaataaaacagcaaacaaactgactgaaatgtaCCTGCATCATCTGGTTGAGGAGAAGGACGCTCCCTGGAGAGAGCCAGTGTGGGTTGTCATATTTCcccctctgaaaaaaaatatccacgtcacaaacacttcaggaaaaacaaacaatattccGGCACTAGCTTAGACTGTAAGACAAAACAACGACTGTTGGTCATGGCCACAAATTATTTAGCAGCACCTCCATAACTTCAACCAatatgctgcacacacagcagagctcttACTGTAATCTTCAAATCATCGTCAAAGGGCAGGTCTCCACAGAGCAGAGCGAACAGCAGCACTCCCATACTCCATACATCAGCCTGGAggttacacattacacagcagTATTTCAGCTTCAAGCTCAGTTGTACCGAGTCATGCACCAGTGAATAAGATCAAGAAACCAAGAAGAGGCAGAcgcagcagagcaggcaggtaATAATTGATCTTTTTTAGTGGAGATcctgaatgtaaacacaaaggttTCTACATGTTAACATTCAACAGTATGCATGTCCTACCTCTGAACCAATATAAGCTCTGCCCTGGATGAGCTCAGGTGCAACGTATGCGGGGCTcccacaacatgtcatcagctcATAACCCAAACCTCCCTGAGAAAGAGGAAACGTGATATGTAGACCAGTATGTGACAGTTTTACCTTAAAGATCAGACTTTTTCATCTGATGATGTACCTTAGGTTTGGCACACAAGCCGAAGTCAATGAGCTTCAAGTTATGATCCTCATCAATCAATATGTTTTCCTAAgat
This window encodes:
- the LOC114436310 gene encoding maternal embryonic leucine zipper kinase-like — encoded protein: MPVERTTEFRAEELYKYYKVYETIGSGGFAKVKLGRHILTGEKVAIKIINKKDLGDDLPLVKLEIEAMKNLSHQHICRLYQVIETSTQIFMVLEHCPGGDLFDYIIAKARLSEEETRVFFRQIVSAMAYVHSQGYAHRDLKPENILIDEDHNLKLIDFGLCAKPKGGLGYELMTCCGSPAYVAPELIQGRAYIGSEADVWSMGVLLFALLCGDLPFDDDLKITRGKYDNPHWLSPGSVLLLNQMMQVDPKRRVTVKQLLDHPWVMKDHNSPVEWDSRQLLGHIDEDCITEMAVNMKRSRESTTALVREWRFDHTTATYLLLLSKKQRGKPVRLCPQPAVYDSSCSPLHQGLQTRDAFQFSEDEDAVIVDSMDFCSDYIDDHISQHTPQGVRGHPDERTNKDMRLASPSVEKRCAYSPTPERGRKTTPHRQEKKERDQERTSENKENTAIQENQNGTKPTAVTPKGGDSATKELNKKRAAENKDAANLEILAFSPERRPCSLDMAVTDSGKKKRAGKVFGSLQRGLDKVITMLTPSKRRAHQHGPRKIKDQYNVTLTSQTNPDQVLNQILSILPEKNIDFQQKGYTLKCQTCSDFGKVTMAFELEVCMLQRPEVIGVRRQRLKGDAWVYKHLVEDILSASSI